The proteins below are encoded in one region of Sander lucioperca isolate FBNREF2018 chromosome 11, SLUC_FBN_1.2, whole genome shotgun sequence:
- the LOC116058972 gene encoding zinc finger Ran-binding domain-containing protein 2-like isoform X2, with translation MNRGTKRPKGGAEKKREKTKKVGFGFTTPVYKREIIEKMFRSIVGLKFFARPRSSRDMDSSSKKSKRRSERPSSPEDLNPATILREHRRRGESPLSCAENQPSTTRQHVRRGESPSSSSSEDDEPSTTRQRVRRAESPSSSSSEDKQPSTPRRQQAWRGESPSSSSSEDDQRSTTRRQQQQSPLSFVDINLSTTFRQNGGIGENHLPCIDSLI, from the exons ATGAATCGCGGCACGAAACGACCAAAGGGGGGAGccgagaaaaagagagagaaaacaaagaaagttgGCTTCGG TTTCACAACGCCAGTATACAAACGAGAAATCATCGAGAAAATGTTTAGATCCATTGTTGGACTAAAATTCTTTGCAAGACCTCGGTCTTCAAGAGATATGGACTCTTCTTCGAAGAAGTCCAAACGAAGGAGTGAGAGACCTTCATCTCCTGAAGACCTCAACCCTGCCACCATCTTGAGGGAGCACAGACGAAGGGGTGAGAGCCCTTTGTCTTGTGCAGAAAACCAGCCCTCTACCACCAGGCAGCACGTACGAAGGG GTGAGAGCCCTTCGTCTTCCTCTTCTGAAGATGATGAGCCCTCTACCACCAGGCAGCGAGTACGAAG GGCTGAGagcccttcctcttcatcctctgaagacAAGCAGCCTTCTACTCCAAGGCGGCAGCAAGCATGGAGAGGTGAGAGCCCTTCGTCTTCCTCTTCTGAAGATGACCAGCGTTCAACCACCAGGAGGCAGCAACAACAAAGTCCTTTGTCCTTTGTAGACATCAACCTTTCTACCACCTTTAGGCAGAATGGAGGAATTGGTGAGAACCATTTGCCCTGCATTGACTCATTGATTTAG
- the LOC116058972 gene encoding zinc finger Ran-binding domain-containing protein 2-like isoform X1, whose protein sequence is MNRGTKRPKGGAEKKREKTKKVGFGFTTPVYKREIIEKMFRSIVGLKFFARPRSSRDMDSSSKKSKRRSERPSSPEDLNPATILREHRRRGESPLSCAENQPSTTRQHVRRGESPSSSSSEDDEPSTTRQRVRRFESPFSSSSEDKQPSTPRRKQAWRGESPSSSSSEDDQRSTTRQHVRRAESPSSSSSEDKQPSTPRRQQAWRGESPSSSSSEDDQRSTTRRQQQQSPLSFVDINLSTTFRQNGGIGENHLPCIDSLI, encoded by the exons ATGAATCGCGGCACGAAACGACCAAAGGGGGGAGccgagaaaaagagagagaaaacaaagaaagttgGCTTCGG TTTCACAACGCCAGTATACAAACGAGAAATCATCGAGAAAATGTTTAGATCCATTGTTGGACTAAAATTCTTTGCAAGACCTCGGTCTTCAAGAGATATGGACTCTTCTTCGAAGAAGTCCAAACGAAGGAGTGAGAGACCTTCATCTCCTGAAGACCTCAACCCTGCCACCATCTTGAGGGAGCACAGACGAAGGGGTGAGAGCCCTTTGTCTTGTGCAGAAAACCAGCCCTCTACCACCAGGCAGCACGTACGAAGGG GTGAGAGCCCTTCGTCTTCCTCTTCTGAAGATGATGAGCCCTCTACCACCAGGCAGCGAGTACGAAGGTTTGAGAGCCCTTtctcttcatcctctgaagacAAGCAGCCTTCTACTCCAAGGCGGAAGCAAGCATGGAGAGGTGAGAGCCCTTCGTCGTCATCTTCTGAAGACGACCAGCGTTCTACCACCAG GCAGCACGTACGAAGGGCTGAGagcccttcctcttcatcctctgaagacAAGCAGCCTTCTACTCCAAGGCGGCAGCAAGCATGGAGAGGTGAGAGCCCTTCGTCTTCCTCTTCTGAAGATGACCAGCGTTCAACCACCAGGAGGCAGCAACAACAAAGTCCTTTGTCCTTTGTAGACATCAACCTTTCTACCACCTTTAGGCAGAATGGAGGAATTGGTGAGAACCATTTGCCCTGCATTGACTCATTGATTTAG
- the LOC116058734 gene encoding T-lymphocyte activation antigen CD80-like, whose amino-acid sequence MTEKECVLGIVGRSVSLPCVYPQLLTFVNVSIEWRRGEEVVLKSVWKKDGDVEEWSINRATTPADAALTGNVSLQLPTVDPTEHNTYYYSLLVISGENQSTELCTVCLRTAAGFSSPLLQREEAQQGEEAAFVCHSTGGFPEPAVYWLINTEEPPEGSVRTLVALLPDSHLYNISSYLTANISKDASVSCIIENLTMNETLTSTKCGVKGSPVVGRASEALWIFSTALCVVVPRAMVLAGVIYQIHLDRMSNRKKKESLEQHPKRGRHV is encoded by the exons ATGACCG AGAAAGAGTGCGTGCTTGGCATAGTGGGGCGGTCAGTCTCACTGCCCTGCGTTTACCCCCAGTTATTAACCTTTGTGAATGTTTCCATTGAGTGGAGGAGAGGTGAAGAAGTAGTGCTCAAATCAGTGTGGAAAAAGGATGGCGATGTGGAGGAATGGAGCATTAACAGGGCCACAACCCCAGCGGACGCAGCACTGACTGGGAACGTGTCTCTGCAGCTGCCCACAGTTGATCCTACAGAGCACAACACATATTATTACAGTCTCCTCGTCATTTCAGGGGAGAATCAAAGCACTGAGCTGTGCACCGTGTGCCTCAGGACAGCAG CCGGTTTCAGCTCCCCGCTGCTGCAGAGGGAAGAGGCCCAGCAGGGAGAGGAGGCGGCCTTCGTGTGTCACTCCACTGGTGGTTTTCCTGAACCTGCAGTTTACTGGCTCATCAACACAGAGGAGCCCCCTGAAGGCTCAGTGAGGACCCTGGTGGCATTACTCCCAGACTCCCATCTGTACAACATCTCAAGCTACCTGACGGCCAACATTTCCAAAGACGCCAGTGTGTCGTGCATCATAGAGAACCTGACCATGAACGAAACCTTGACATCTACAAAGT GTGGAGTAAAGGGCAGCCCTGTGGTGGGTCGAGCATCCGAAGCCTTGTGGATCTTCAGCACGGCTCTGTGTGTGGTGGTCCCCAGGGCCATGGTGCTGGCAGGAGTCATCTATCAGATTCACCTGGACAGGATGAGTAATAGGAAGAAGAAGGAGTCCCTAGAGCAGCACCCTAAAAGAGGTAGGCATGTCTGA